The Apium graveolens cultivar Ventura chromosome 6, ASM990537v1, whole genome shotgun sequence genome contains a region encoding:
- the LOC141667087 gene encoding uncharacterized protein LOC141667087, with protein MPQKKFDADALGVVTICLVAVLVLICVICIVYSFYFRSRVHNQGFVQLGYFSGPWIIRIAFIIFAIWWGVGEIIRLNFIRREGRALNANFKWQKTVCKCYIVSNLGMAEPCLFLTLVFLLRASLQETESGTLSQKWNYKTAGYIILFCFPVFVLQLMVILIGPKFNKGGSYQRHLPHYFTNTVGSTKQADDDTALCTFPLLSTIFLGIFALMVTTYLFLLGRRILYLVINKGLQKRVYTLIISVASFFPLRVLLLGLSVLSKPEHFWFEALAFLAFLSFLCCAGVGVFLLVYFPIADSLALKNLQDLEAMRRISDEYADTISLLANRTAIEEIDAGSSSGTSTKHGSVLFGTMDNYESVGRFVELSLFSASQHSSPPGSPQLLR; from the coding sequence ATGCCCCAGAAGAAGTTTGATGCTGATGCGCTCGGCGTGGTGACAATCTGTTTAGTCGCGGTTCTTGTTCTCATATGTGTGATTTGCATTGTGTACTCCTTTTATTTTCGCAGTCGCGTCCACAACCAAGGTTTTGTTCAACTCGGGTACTTTAGTGGTCCTTGGATTATACGGATTGCTTTTATCATATTTGCAATTTGGTGGGGTGTTGGTGAGATCATACGGTTAAACTTTATAAGACGTGAAGGAAGAGCATTGAATGCTAACTTTAAATGGCAGAAAACTGTATGCAAATGCTACATTGTTTCAAATCTAGGGATGGCAGAGCCTTGCCTTTTTCTCACACTTGTATTTCTCCTACGTGCATCATTACAGGAGACAGAATCAGGGACATTAAGCCAAAAATGGAATTACAAAACAGCTGGTTATATTATTCTTTTCTGTTTCCCTGTGTTTGTTCTTCAGTTAATGGTAATTTTAATAGGACCGAAGTTCAACAAGGGTGGGAGTTATCAGCGCCACTTGCCACATTATTTCACAAACACAGTTGGATCAACAAAGCAGGCTGATGATGATACCGCTCTCTGTACTTTTCCTTTATTGAGTACCATATTTCTTGGTATATTTGCCTTGATGGTAACTACATATTTGTTTTTGCTTGGAAGGCGGATTTTATATTTGGTCATCAATAAGGGGTTGCAGAAGAGGGTCTATACATTAATAATTTCAGTCGCTAGTTTCTTTCCTTTGAGGGTTCTGTTACTTGGTTTATCTGTTCTATCAAAGCCTGAACATTTTTGGTTTGAGGCTCTTGCTTTTTTGgcttttctttcttttttatGTTGTGCCGGGGTAGGTGTTTTTTTGCTGGTGTACTTTCCGATTGCTGATTCTCTAGCCTTGAAGAATCTACAGGACTTGGAAGCTATGAGAAGGATAAGCGATGAATACGCGGATACCATTTCACTACTTGCAAACAGAACTGCCATTGAGGAAATTGATGCTGGTAGTAGCTCTGGTACTTCAACCAAGCATGGGTCTGTGTTGTTCGGGACAATGGACAATTACGAAAGCGTGGGAAGGTTTGTGGAACTGAGCCTATTTTCTGCTAGCCAACATTCATCTCCACCCGGATCACCCCAGCTTCTTAGATGA